A stretch of Mesorhizobium sp. M2A.F.Ca.ET.046.03.2.1 DNA encodes these proteins:
- the rimM gene encoding ribosome maturation factor RimM (Essential for efficient processing of 16S rRNA): protein MSKLENPVQMAVIGAAHGIKGELRVKTFTGDPLALADYGPLFAKDGRAFQITDIRPAGTVVVVRFKGVNDRNAAEALAGIELFVDRSVLPDDGEEDEFYHADLVGLDVRDDTGVIGKVVAVHNFGGGDILDVTLAGRKGVLIPFTQAAVPHVSIADGFVEVDPLAAGLVEDEDDSEAPGRSGFDPKGRPRGPKDAGGNR, encoded by the coding sequence ATGTCGAAGCTCGAAAACCCCGTACAGATGGCCGTCATCGGTGCCGCGCACGGCATCAAGGGCGAACTCAGGGTGAAAACCTTCACCGGCGACCCGCTGGCGCTGGCCGATTACGGCCCGCTCTTCGCCAAGGACGGTCGTGCCTTCCAGATCACCGACATCAGGCCTGCCGGGACCGTAGTGGTGGTGCGCTTCAAGGGCGTCAACGACCGCAACGCCGCCGAGGCATTGGCCGGTATAGAGCTTTTCGTCGACCGTTCGGTGCTGCCCGACGACGGCGAGGAGGACGAGTTCTATCACGCCGATCTTGTCGGGCTCGATGTCAGGGACGATACCGGCGTCATCGGCAAGGTCGTCGCCGTGCATAATTTCGGCGGCGGCGACATCCTCGATGTCACCCTTGCCGGCCGCAAGGGCGTGCTGATCCCGTTCACGCAGGCCGCGGTGCCGCATGTCTCGATCGCCGACGGTTTCGTCGAGGTCGATCCGCTGGCCGCTGGCCTTGTCGAAGATGAGGACGACAGTGAAGCGCCTGGCCGGTCCGGCTTCGACCCGAAGGGCCGGCCGCGCGGACCGAAGGATGCCGGAGGCAACCGTTGA
- the trmD gene encoding tRNA (guanosine(37)-N1)-methyltransferase TrmD, with translation MSFAASVLTLYPEMFPGALGLSLAGRALEAGTWSLEAVQIRDFATDRHRTVDDTPAGGGAGMVMRADVLAKAIDHASPLGDERPRLLMSPRGIPLTQARVRELAAGPGAVILCGRFEGVDQRLIEARGLEEISIGDFILSGGEPAALVLLDAVVRLLPGVMGNAVSGEEESLENGLLEHPHYTRPQEFEGRPIPDVLISGNHRKIAEWRRAEAVKLTRERRPDLLADDPPR, from the coding sequence TTGAGCTTTGCCGCTTCGGTGCTCACGCTCTATCCGGAGATGTTTCCCGGCGCGCTCGGCCTGTCGCTCGCGGGACGGGCGCTGGAAGCCGGCACATGGTCGCTGGAGGCGGTCCAGATCCGCGATTTCGCCACCGACAGGCACCGCACGGTCGACGATACGCCGGCCGGCGGCGGCGCCGGCATGGTGATGCGCGCCGACGTGCTGGCGAAGGCGATCGACCACGCCTCGCCGCTGGGCGATGAGCGTCCAAGGCTGCTGATGAGCCCGCGCGGAATACCGCTGACCCAGGCACGCGTGCGCGAGCTTGCCGCCGGACCGGGCGCTGTGATCCTGTGCGGCCGCTTCGAAGGCGTCGACCAGCGCCTGATCGAAGCGCGGGGTTTGGAGGAGATTTCGATCGGCGATTTCATCCTGTCCGGCGGCGAGCCGGCCGCCCTGGTGCTGCTCGACGCCGTGGTGCGGCTGCTGCCCGGCGTCATGGGCAATGCCGTCTCGGGCGAGGAAGAGAGCTTGGAGAACGGCCTGCTCGAGCATCCGCACTATACGCGGCCGCAGGAGTTCGAGGGCCGGCCGATCCCGGACGTGCTGATTTCGGGCAACCACAGGAAGATCGCCGAATGGCGGCGCGCGGAGGCGGTGAAGCTAACGCGGGAGCGGCGGCCTGACCTCCTGGCGGACGATCCACCCCGCTAA